TGACTCAGATAAGTCTCGTTACAGTTATCATGACATTGAGGTGTCACGGCTGTCACATCCCTCTACTCAAACCTTTTAGAAATACATTTCGTACTGGATGTAAGAGAAAGCTTGGTAAACAATCTTAAGGACGGGTTTGCAAAGTGGGACTGAATGAAAAGATAACAGAGGATATGGGGTAGTTAACGGTCAAAATGACGCGAGACTTTCAACTGTATATTAGCTTTAAGAATAATATATCTTCCTCATTCATTGGTGTGCTGAAATACCATCAACTCGTTGTCTTCCCCCGTGGTTTACCAACATGCCTTGTAAGTGTAGAAATGTTGCGTGCTGGCAACATTCTATTTTTCTCGCTTCTGAATAAAGAAAGAGACTAATTGTGGTGACTTCAGTGTTTGCGTGACCAGAGATGGTATTTcacacacacgaaaacattTTGGCTCTAAGCCTAGTcgaacaaagacacacacacccctatAAGATGCATACTTCCACGTGGTTTTGCGTATTCTTAGTCAAACACCCCTGTGCTAAActaatgcaataaaaataatatattattaataatccTATTTGGGTAGCCAAATCACCAGCATTACTATACCTTGAAAGAGTCTGTGGTCGAGATGGCAAGCGACTCTGAAGAGCTCTTCAAGAAGGTAGCTGAGATCAAGGACTCCCTGCTAAAGAAACACCTGACCAAAGACCTCTTTGACGAGCTGAAGGACAAGCAAACCTCGTTTGGAGGAACTCTGGCAGACTGCATTCGTTCAGGTAGATGGGCTCGTAAttaaatttatcaagtacatcttagaattttctttaatacatatataacttaaaatataaaagtgggACGTGTACCTCTTAGGCTAATAAAATTCTAATCATCAAAAATTTCGTGATTGCTCTTTACACTTTTGTATTGTAATGTAATCCacgcttgttttgtttttgccgAAAGGATGTGAGAATCTGGACAGCTGGGTTGGCATTTTAGCCAGCGATCCAGAGGCTTACACTGTCTTCGCACCAGTTCTAGATGCCATCATCAAGGACTGCCACAAGGTCGAAGAGTTGAACCATCCGCAGTCAGACTTCGGGGTCGACAAGATCGACTTCGATGAGCTTGACCCTGAGGGCAGCATGATAATCTCCACTCGCGTGCGCGTGGGGCGCAACCACGACAGTTATGGCTTTCCACCCGTACTCAGCAGGGAGGTGAGTGATAGTTGTGATGTAGaagtaaatttgaaaaaaggaaaaaaagagcacATTTCCAAAGTTCTACAACGTTCACTTTTTCTTCTCGTACATGTAGAATTCATAGGGTAGTCGAAAAATGTCTCTAATACTTCatttgataataatgataaataataataattattatttttattatttccacaTCAGTAATCTTTGACCACAACtaataatactaaaaatacACACCgtctgtaaaaaacaaaataaacaaacatgtttgtaaaagaaatggCAATAATATGTAGGtaacttaaaattttaaaaagaagaagaaagtaattatagataacaaaacaaaacacaattataacaaaaaggagaaaaaatatacTGTATAGAGACAAACAGGAAAGAGAAACATTGCCAACTCTATTTTCTTCGGAACATCTTGATCACTGCGTCTATCATTTAAACTTGCTTCAAAAGTGTATCAGTAAAATCTTCAGCTATTACCTCcaaacaaataatgaataatGTCAGGATCGGATTGCCATGGAGAAGATGACTGTAGAGGCGCTCAACACCCTAGAAGGAGACCTGAAGGGTACCTATTACCCTCTGACAGACATGAGCaaggagacagaaaaacagttaACAGAGGACCATTTCCTCTTTAACGACAGTGACAGGTGAGTGTCCTTAGTTTCATGCATTTTGTACTTTCTTCATTTATGTTGCACGTTTTCATTTCAATAAACAATCTGAAATTATCCTCTGGAAAgtaaatttcctttttcttcaaattttcatttgttttcggATATTAATCACGTTACAGACTTGTGTCTTGCTAGATTATTTTCCCTTCATTTTCAGTAACTCCTAACTGCGTGCACAGGTTCCTACAGGCAGCAGGAAACTACAACGACTGGCCCATAGGCCGTGGGATTTTCTACTCTCCCGACAAGAAGTTCTTGTCTGGGTCAACGAGGAGGACCACCTACGATTCATCTCTATGCAAATGGGCAGCAACCTCAAAGAGGTCTACGTGAGACTCGTCAAGGTGAGCTGAGACGTGAGGTCTTCTCCAGGTTTAGAATGCGAAAGATGCGGATATTATCATAAAATTAAGTGCTTGCTAACATTTTTCCAATTAGCTATAGCGTCCGAAAAAGCTAGCTTTCTTATTTCACCTTTCATCTGTTTACCTGgttgcatttttaaataatggtAAGGATTAAAATATGTTCACATTTAACAGGCCATCAAGACTTTGGAGACAAAACTAACCTTCGCTAAGCGGGAGGGTCTGGGCTACCTGACCTTCTGTCCTACCAACCTTGGAACTACGCTGAGGGCGTCTGTCCACATCAAGATCCCCAAACTGTCTCAGACCCCAGACTTCAAGACCTTCTGTGACAAGCACAACATCCAAGCACGAGGTGAGTCAAGCTCCCAAACTTTACACGTGCAAGAATACTAACAACGACTTGATTCTTGAAATAATCGGTCCTGAAATAAATGGTCCTTGGTATGAGAATAAAATTTAACTACAATAATGATAATTCAATGTTAAAACTTTTATGCAAATTTCTGTCAAGCAATAAACCACGTTATGCCTTTTTTGGCACACACTTTTTTAACGGgtgtaaaatcaaataaaaatatcgatCGAAAATATCATCAAAAGAATGGATTCCCTAATTACTAATGTGTTtattagaaaatgaaatataattaaatttatcaaTCAGTTAGGACTGAGTCATAAATGAGAATTTATgcttaaagttaaaaaaaccacacacacacacacaaagagaaatttTAGGATAAAACCTCGTCATTGATTTTCACTGAACTAAACTGATCATTACTATATCAACATACTTTAAGTCCTGGCAATTGCCCacacagatttttatttcacgaatttttttttttaatggtaaaaataCCTGTAAATGTCTGATTTATTTGCAATGGAGTGCTAGAAGTTGTCTATTGATTCCTACTCAATAAAAATTATGTGTGCGTATCGTTTGACATTGTGCACGTGCAGGTATTCACGGCGAGCACACAGAGAGTGTTGGTGGTGTGTACGACATCTCCAACAAGCAGCGGCTGGGTCTCACTGAGTTCCAGGCCATCCAAGAAATGAGGAGAGGAGTTGAGGCAGTCATCGCTGAGGAGAAGAAGTTGTCTGGAAAATAGGCAGCAACAACTTTCATCCCTACCTGCTCTACCCAATCCAGTTACCGACCCTGAACCTTGTGTGCGCCTGGCAGCCATCTTGTGCAAAGCATTGTGGTCCAGGCCCAAGCAGAACATTCCTACCCAGCGCACAAACAAGGGATGCAgttttttgaaaagataaaTGTCACGGTTTAAATGTTGAAGGTGGCATAGAAGGCATCACAATAGGAAAAAAGTAATAGGAGTAGCTCAAGAAGTAAGTTTTGTCTTGTCTATTACTTTCAAGCAGTAAAACACgataaaggtaaacaaataacTTTGATATTGCCGTGCCTTCTCTTTGCTCACATTTTATAGATCTTGAGAAACCTCTTTGCTCAAACGTAAGTAAGTATTAGAAAAGGACAGATGGCGGGTGGGTAAAGAATTGTATCAAAGGTTtcttgtgagtgtgtgttgcgAATACAGTGAGAAGTCTAGTCCACTTCCTGTCGTATTCCATTCACCCTGTCATAATGTAGCAGTCTAGTAGTGTACTGAGTTACgtctttgtagagggtaggggtcgaacGGCGCCGGCTGCGTGTGTAATAGCCATCATTGAACCGTCCACTCGGGGCTACTGGcgactggacctattgttaccaAGTCGCCCACGCCACTGAGGCtgccatgaccagacagggtgGGGTTAAGGACGTGACGGGACCGTTAGAAAAGTAGGGGAAATAGGGGTAATGGTTCAGAAAACTTCGATGGGAGATAGTAAAAATAgggtagctttacagttgaggtAGGGCTTTGttggtttggaagtgagagtggcgAGACGGCAGACCAGCCGCAACTCTGGATAAAATCTACTGTTATGAGGCAATTTCAATCTTTTTGTCTTATTGTACGACATGCCCATCCCTACATATTCATCAgtgactgacgtgttggttacaataACTATTTACAAGATCAGTATATAACTGTACAAGTTCAGGACTTGCCCTCTCAAATATTGTTAGCCCCAATCTACAGGAGATAAAAAGCTGAATGTATCTTTACgcttttgattatttattaccgCAAAAATACCTAACAGCATGCGTTTTGTAAGTCATCTCCTGTTTCTTTTATGTACAACATTGTTTTGCAGAACAGCGCAGGAGAGACAGCAAACCTTAGTTACAGTCTGTCCATaatctaaaattttttttaaaatactaagaAATAGATACGACTTTAAATAAAAGGTGTTTGTTAAATCCTGTTGTTTGCGCACTACATACACACGATGATGCAATCAAAGAGGTGACAGCAATTTGTGTAGCTTCATAACCTCTAGTTGCCTACTTTTTGTCAAGGTACGCCTTGATTACAAagtatgtttgtaaataaaacaaaacaatctgcatatgtagatagatataaaaatttagTGAAAGTCatcaattagaaaaaaaaaaaaatgaaacgcGCACATTTAATTGTGGTATAAACTGcacacatgaaaacataaaaagcgCAATGGTCTATAAATAACAAGGGCAGAGAAACGACAGCTTGAGGTCTGGCGAGTTTACAGACGTGAACAGAACGACACGTGTATAGACATAAACATTTAATGTGCAAAAACGTACTTAAAATTGTCGCTAAATTTTCTGGTCCACCAGTTTatactctctctttttctctatttcctCCATTTGCATGATTCTGTGTCTGTCTGCACCTTTACAAAAACTCGTAGCCCCTGTCCATGCATGCAATGAGCAGGTAGAGATTAGCATTACTCATTGCTTTACACAAAAGGGCAACATGAAACTGCCTGTGTCCCCTTGCTGGTAGCGGGGGACAGGTCGGTCAGGGGGTATCGCACTCAGGCAGAAACGAGACAAATATTACAGGGGCAGTTGTGATAGCGGGTTTCCCCCGGTACCCTAGCCACGGACTTTGGTGGCGCTGCCCAGACAGGTGAGAGAGCGTGTGGACTGGTCTGGGAACGAGTAAGGTAGCGGAGTGACAGGTAGGCTCGGCTCTAGGGGAAAGTGGGTTGAGGGGAGGGTGTGGCAGGGGCACACGACAATACGCAAGACTtacatcacaaaaaataattgcagtgATCGATAGTATCATGCAACATAGAGCGCACTAACCAGTTAGTCTCTTCccatcttattttattttgctgctgcAGTCGATAGTGGAGTGACGTCAGAGTCGCAGTCGTCGCAGCAGATCATGTAGATGTTGCTGGCAACTTGCCGCGTCGTCTTAGACAGGTCACCTTGAAAATCAACCATACCTCGTGACAGAACGGGAAAGATATTGTGAGGAAGATTGCCCTTTGCttaacttttcatttatttatttttttttttacctgattGTTTCTGTGTCATCCATCCAGACTGCGTTTCTCGCATTTCATGCATTTGTGAATGATTAAGACGGGGGATGTTAGGTGGATTCGTTATTTAATTTCTGTTGatagtttaataatattttgttggttttacGAAAAAGAAGTAGGAGATAAACCAAATAGTAATGGAGTATACATTGAGTTAATATTGAGATCGATCTATCAACTTCAGGATTCTATgttctcctcacacacacacacctatgtgCTCCCTCGCTAATGTCTCGCCTTTAGCTCCAAAGGGCtttgctattttatttcctGCACTATCAATGACAGATTAAGGAGTTTGGCACACACTGACTACTTAATTATCACTGACGTTTAGCCgcgaccaccaccacaaacCAAACCCTTTCCTAAATCTTTGTAAGCTTTCGTCCGTCTTCGGGTGTTTCCGCCGACTGTTTGCGCTGTGCCCCGAGCGCCCGGCGGCACAATAGTTGCTAGCAAACACACGGAGACGGGGAGAGCGAGACAACTCACCGCCAGTGTGCCCCCAACTCTACCTGGTGTAGGTCATTGGTGACAGTTTGAACTGCAGCAGTTTCGTAAGACAAAGTGAGTATTGACATTGAACAATATGAACTATACCTGCTATCATCCTTTTTAGTCACGCATTTTCTGACTATAGACTAATGAAATTATTTCCAAATCGATAAGTAAATAAACTTAAGTAAAAAGATATGATTTGCAAATCTGgctaattaatattaaatattataattttgtaGTCATCGATGTTCACAAGCAAAATTTTGTTGCTTGTATCAAACCTGAGAATGCATTCACTTTTTATTACATATGGTAACGGTGGCAATATATAACCCTTGGAAAATCTAAACAAAAGTGTGCTGATGATAATTAGTACTTTTTTTtggaataattattattttaaattcgctgctttttaataacttttatcATAAGGGAATGAAATGCGAGAATATCCTGCAACGTATCATCAGTGAAGGATTGCAGATAGCAGGAGACTGTTAgatgaaaaataacaaagtagttataaaattaaattgtgtAGAAGACTTATTGTTTGGAATTTTATGTTCCATATATTACAGTATTTCAatggagtatatatatatataattgatatGTAAATGTCGGTGCCTTTGCTGTCAAGGTGAAACGTTTCAGCCATTTTATCGAGCACACATAGCCGGTGCGCGTGTCAAGCGATTTgtagcacaaaaaaaaatatatctatattttgtAACCTTAAGGGCGCATAGTTTGAACTCTTCAAGGCATTTTTTGCGATAGGAACATTTTTCAACACGGTTACACTCTCGTGATCGTCAGCGGCTATTGTCTCAAACTCAAGTGCAAGAGTTCCTAGGCAAGGGAATTAACTCTCAAGTCAAAGGTAGTTGAACACTGATAAGTCTCGTTATCGTTATCATGACATTGAGGTGTCACGGCTGAGTCACATCCCTCTCTCCAACCATTTCAAAAATACGTTACATAGTGAATGTAAGAGAAAGCTTCGTAAAGAGGACAGATTCGCACAGTGGGTTAAAGGAAAGATAACAGAAGATATGGTGTAATTAACGGTCGTCGTGACGCAAGACTAGCAACTGTATACAACAAGTAATACAATATCTTTCCTATACGTTGGTGCGCTACATTGTCTTCGACTTCCTTTATCCCTGGGTTAATAACATGTCTTTGTAACAAGTGTTGGGTGTTGGCAACATTGTATTTTTCTCGTTTTGGAATTAACAAAGAAGCTAATTGTGATGACGTAGCGTTTGCGGGACCAGAGATATTTCATACACAAGAAAGTATACCTGTTCTAAGgtatctatatacacacacacatgtaaaagaTCCACATTTTTAAGGCTTTATTGTTCTTAATGCTAATCCAAAAACACCTGTCAGACTAATGCCTTGAACTTTGAACCAAGCAATAGTGTCAGTGGTAGGGTGGCCATATCACCAATCTTTACATTGTCACAGTCCGTGATCAAGATGGCAAGCGACGCTGAAGCGCTGTTTAAGAAGCTGAGTGAGGCGAAAGACTGCAAATCGCTGTTGAAGAAGCACCTGACCAAAGAGAGGTTTGAGGagctgaagaacaagaaaacctCGTTTGGAGGAACTCTGGCAGACTGCATTCGCTCAGGTAGGTGAACGCAAGATTTTAAAGTACAAGTAAATTTGCATGTACTCAGTGTGTGCTGTATCATATGCAACGATCTTGGAGCTAATTGAAGACATTTCTGTTGCATttaatctttatcttttagAAATGgtgttgaataaaataaaagtgttcttGTTGGCACAAAAGGCATCAGACCACTaagatatagagaga
The sequence above is a segment of the Pomacea canaliculata isolate SZHN2017 linkage group LG6, ASM307304v1, whole genome shotgun sequence genome. Coding sequences within it:
- the LOC112566920 gene encoding LOW QUALITY PROTEIN: arginine kinase-like (The sequence of the model RefSeq protein was modified relative to this genomic sequence to represent the inferred CDS: inserted 1 base in 1 codon); this translates as MSDLAELYAKLQASETCKSLLKKHLTQERYEELKDKKTSFGGTLADCIRSGCENLDSGVGIYACDPEGYTVFAPVLDAVIKDYHKVDKLDHPPSDFGVDKIDFGDLDPEGQLIVSTRVRVGRSHASFGFPPVLKKEDRLAMEKVTVEALNTLEGELKGTYYPLTGMSKETQKQLTDDHFLFNDSDRFLRAAGGYNDWPTGRGIFHTPDKKFLVWVNEEDHLRFISMQMGGNLKEVYVRLVKAIQTLEKKLTFAKREGLGYLTFCPSNLGTTLRASVHIKIPKLSQTPDFKAFCDKYNIQARGIHGEHTESVGGVYDISNKRRLGLTEFQAIQEMRRGVEAVIAEEKKLSGKPNHQHYYTLKESVVEMASDSEELFKKVAEIKDSLLKKHLTKDLFDELKDKQTSFGGTLADCIRSGCENLDSWVGILASDPEAYTVFAPVLDAIIKDCHKVEELNHPQSDFGVDKIDFDELDPEGSMIISTRVRVGRNHDSYGFPPVLSREDRIAMEKMTVEALNTLEGDLKGTYYPLTDMSKETEKQLTEDHFLFNDSDRFLQAAGNYNDWPIGRGIFYSPDKKFLXWVNEEDHLRFISMQMGSNLKEVYVRLVKAIKTLETKLTFAKREGLGYLTFCPTNLGTTLRASVHIKIPKLSQTPDFKTFCDKHNIQARGIHGEHTESVGGVYDISNKQRLGLTEFQAIQEMRRGVEAVIAEEKKLSGK